From the Sphingobacterium sp. lm-10 genome, the window AGCTAAGTAAAGATGACTTTGGCCTGAATGATTAAATCTCCCTTCTGTCGACTTTCCAACCGGAGCATTAAGCATTTCATTTATTTCTAATATATCGTGATTGGTTACTTTTCGAGCTCGATAGAAACTGTGTGAGGGTAAAACATTAGCTAAAGGGAATTGATTCTGTTGAAGTTGCTTATGAATACGCTTTCCAATAGGATGTTTATACCCCAGCAATGGAGTATCTTGCAAGAAATCGTTAAAAGACTCTACTTTTTTTAAAAATGATTTTCTACAATTTTTAATGAAATCCTCAAACTTTATGTCATATTTTGTTTTAACTGCTACATCGCAGCCAAGCGTGATGTTTGTCCCACATCCATGACAAACAATGTGGCTGATGATATTCTCCCAATGTTTTGGTTCAATATTAAATTTATAGAATAGATCTTCAATTTCTGTTTGATCCCCATGAATCCAAACCGGTTCTCCTTCATCATACGGTTGACAATTGTAGCAAGCAATGATTTCGGATTGTATCTTTTGCCTATAGCTTTCTTCTTTTTTTGTAAGTTTTGGAGGGAAATCTGGATCAAACATGTTGAATATCAATATTATTGCTGGATCGTATGTTACTACTAATTTTATACATTGTTAAATGGCAGATTCTCATATACTCTTAAATATCTGTAACAGGTCGCACGACTTATCTTAAGACTATCAGCTATATCTTGCACAGAGGGACTATCGCTAGCATCGTATAACGTTTTGACTGCTTTTATCTTCTTTATAGTTTCTTTACTATATCCTGCTGGCCGCCCTCCCTTTCTAGCTCTAGCCGAAGTTAAGCCAGCTTTTGTTCTTTCAGATATAATTTCTCTTTCAAACTCAGCCAGGGATGCAAATATGTTGAACGTAAATCGTCCAGTGGCAGTATTTGTATTGATCCCATCCTGTATACTTAGGAAGCTAACGTCCAGTTGTTGCATTTTTGTTATTAGATCGATTAGATCTTTCAGAGATCTACCAAGACGATCCAATTTCCACACGACAACAGTATCACCTTTCCTTAATTTTTCGAAAAGCTTTGTAAGCTCCGGGCGATCTTTTGATTTTCCAGAAATTTTCTCTTCAAAAATGATTTCACAACCGGTATTTTCAACGCGTCAATCTGTAGGTCTAAGTTCTGATCTTGCGTACTTACCCTAACATATTTATCTTCATAAAAACGTTTGATAGGCTAATTTATGAAACATAGATTTGTGTGACAACATTTTGAGACAGTACATACTACGAAATGTGGATCAATGATGAATCTATTTTTTTGTGATAAAAAAAGACCGTAAAAATCTAATAATGAAAAATTGATCTTCTGATTTTGCAACTTTTGAGCAATGATCTTGTTTTTTGCCAAAATGACTTGTTAGTTGGGGCGATCAGTTTTAATTGCAGAGTCATTCCCATCTGAATATGTGCACGCTGTAAGATGATAATAACCATATTTTTACACCAATATATATTGGTTTGTTGTATTTTTAATGGTTCACACCGACTAAGTGAAAGAATATGAATTATAAACCCTTATTTCTATCCACCGTGCTTTTCGTGTTGTTGGGCAGTGCCGGCTTCGCCCAAAACATTCAGCAAATACCAGCCTTCCAAAACTTTGTCCGTTATGATAACGGAAATACCTTCACCGTTGATTCGCTATCCAAACAGGGTGTCAATGTCTTGATTTTTTACGATCCCGGTTGCGGGCACTGTCAGGAGTTAGGTTATGAAATTGCGGAAAACTGGGATCAGTGGGCACCGACCACTTCTTTTTATTTTGTGTCTATGAATGAAAAAGCGGATGTAGATCGCTACATCGATAAGTACGCAATAGGATTGGACGAAAAGTCGAATGTCGCCTTCCTGCATGATCCTACGGGTGAATTTATTACGCTATTCGATCCGCAGAACTTTCCCTCTACCTATATCTATTCCGCCAGTGACGGACAATTGATCCAATGGTACGATGGAACGAACACAACCCGCAATATGGCGGCATACCTTCAAGAGAAGTAATGCTTGGGTAATAGGCTTTTCGTCATAATCAAGATGAGGTAGGAGAATGAGTCAATCTTTTCAGGGGCTGTCTGTTTAAGCTAATCAGTTGGCTAAATTTCTACAACAGCCGTTTAGTAGATGCCACTTCCATCAAAAATTATTTAACGTTTTGCACGCGTAGGATTTCTTCAATTTTAGGAAGATCTGTTCTGTATTTTTCCACGTCCCATCCTTTGACGTACTCTTTCATTGGCGGAAGCCCCATAGTTTGACGATGGATGTCGAGATTATCTAAATCTAAAATTGGATAGATGTAACCTTTGCCAGACTCTCGATCCGTGAAGCCTTGGCTTCCATACTTTTGCTTTTTCCCCTGACGCATAGCCACTCTATCTAATAATATGGCGACATTGCTAGATAAAATTTGACCCTGTTTTTCGCCCTCCATAATTATCGGAAGATAATTTTCTTGCGTCTCCAAATCTGCGTGCTGGACAACTAGAAATAATCCTTGTGCACCTTTTATACCGACCAACGTTGGGCCTACCCAACCATGCCGCTCAATGATAAGATTGACCAACTTTAAGTTTGTTCTATCGGTTTCGATAATGATATGCTGAAGGCTATCTAGGTACAAGCTTGGTTTTTCTGATCTTCTAGCTTCAACTAAGGCCATTCTAACAGATTGATCCGATTCATATATGCGCTCTAAAGAATCTTTTAACGATTTATTCAATCGCTCTTCCTCGATTACAAACGAGGTAACTTGACTAACGGCGGTCAAGCGAAAAAGGCAAAAAGCAAAGAGTAGTACAACGGTTTTCATAAACCTAAATATACACTTATTTCTTCTTAATCACTTCGCGAACAATCGCAATTGCCGTGCTATCGAGAGGTTCATTGCTGTTCGACAAAACGATTACTGCCGAGCGCTCATCGGGGATGATAGCCATATAGGATGAGCTTCCTGCTGTACCGCCATTATGCCAAAACAGATTCATGTCTTCCTGCAAATCCGTATGCCAAGCCAAACCGATATCCATATTATTTTCTGGTATATAAAAGGTAAAGAGCTTGGTAGCCGCCATAGCGCGTTGAATAGCATTTTCTGGGGTCGCGAGCTGTGTAATGGCGTAACGCAATAGATCATCAATAGTAGATTTGATTGCGCCGCCACCTGCCATTGCCTGAAAATGCCAGACGGGAACCTCTTGTCCACCTTCATATACTTTTAATACATTCGTGTTTTTCGGATCTACCTTCAAATCCGTAGCGCGCATATGCAAGGGCTGCGTGAGTGTCTCTTTTAAGCAAGCATCAAACGGTTTTTTAGAGATGATAGCAATCAATTCACCTAATAAACCATATCCTAAGTTACTGTACGCGTATTCCGTTTCCGGCTCGTGATCCAATTTGGCATGGCGCAGGTAAGCAAAGAGTGCCTTGCGATCGTAGTGCGCATAAGGATCGGCCGCTACATACCCTGAGCCGCTATTCCAATTGTCTGGAAGACGTGGCAAGCCCGAAGTGTGATTGGCTAAGTTGCGGAAGGTGATTTTATGCAAAGCTGTGTTTCTGGCCAATGAGTCAGGCAAGAATTTAATAATGCTGTCGTCTAAGCTAATTACCTGACGCTCGACCAGGTCAGCCAGTAGCGTAGCGGTGAATGTCTTAGTAATTGATCCAATTTCATAGATGTTATCCTCCGTCGGTAAGGTTTTATTGCCCTTGGCCGTTTCTCCAAAAAAGTATTTTTGCACCTTGCCACGATGAATAATACCGATAGTCAGCGAACGGGCATTGGCTTTCTGCGTATAATTTTTTGCAATATTCTCGATCTTAAAGTCAAACGGATCCATTGCTTCCACCGGAGCGCTGGTGTCCGCATCAGCGGTTTCTTTGGCTACGGCCGCTTTCGGATCTTCCTTGTATTGTTGAAACAAAATCGTATGGTAGTGATTGGTGCTGTCCACGCCTAAAACAAATAACAGACGCTCCGTATCAAAATCAAGTCGGTAGCTCGCTACGCCACGCTCAAATTTCAGCTGTTCCGCATTTTTAATATTTCCCAAAGCATACAATTGCTGCAGCATGGTCGTCAGTTGTTCGCGAGAAATCTGTCCTTGAAAGGATTTGCTCGCCAGGTTGTAGATAGAGTCAGCTTGCTGGCTATTGAAAAGATATTCAATCCGGTTATATAATGCGCGGTTTATTTTTTCATCTGCAGACTGTGCTGTGGCAGGCTGCCAATGAATCATTAAACCCAAAAATAGAAGTAGATAAATCTTATACATTTGACAAAATTAGGGAAAGAATTTTTGATGCACCAATATTACAGCACTTCGAGTGTTCGAAAGATCGCTTTCATTTCCTCCATAGCCTTTGCATTGATATTATATCCGATCAGGGAATATGCTCTGTGCGTGTCGAAAAGGGTAATGAAGTAAGCTTGGGTAATCTCGCCATTGCGTTTGTTGCGCAAATTGGCCATGACCTCTTCCGCTGGTAGATCATGAGCTGATAATGGGCGGGAAAACAGGATAGAATCCACATCAAAAATAGCTTGCACCTGGTTCAGGATAAAGTCCGTTTTATCGGTCACTTCTGCCGATAATGATTTGCGATCTATGAAAAATGCTGCGGGCGACCAGTTGTTTTTGGCCTCTTGCATATACTGTAATGCCGAGCCTGTTTTTCTGGTGAAACGAAAGGAGGTACCCGCCGTATTGATGGTAAAACCCATATTGCGCAACGGATCAACCACCACATCGGGATGATAGCGTACCGATAAGATGGTTTGCATAATGTCATTATCCAAATCGCCATCTGCACGATAAGGATAATGACAATTCAATGCAATCGTCTCTTTTTCATTGCCCAACACTAAAAAGATGCGGTGAAAAAGC encodes:
- a CDS encoding recombinase family protein; translated protein: MIFEEKISGKSKDRPELTKLFEKLRKGDTVVVWKLDRLGRSLKDLIDLITKMQQLDVSFLSIQDGINTNTATGRFTFNIFASLAEFEREIISERTKAGLTSARARKGGRPAGYSKETIKKIKAVKTLYDASDSPSVQDIADSLKISRATCYRYLRVYENLPFNNV
- a CDS encoding DUF6624 domain-containing protein — protein: MKTVVLLFAFCLFRLTAVSQVTSFVIEEERLNKSLKDSLERIYESDQSVRMALVEARRSEKPSLYLDSLQHIIIETDRTNLKLVNLIIERHGWVGPTLVGIKGAQGLFLVVQHADLETQENYLPIIMEGEKQGQILSSNVAILLDRVAMRQGKKQKYGSQGFTDRESGKGYIYPILDLDNLDIHRQTMGLPPMKEYVKGWDVEKYRTDLPKIEEILRVQNVK
- a CDS encoding RES family NAD+ phosphorylase; the protein is MFDPDFPPKLTKKEESYRQKIQSEIIACYNCQPYDEGEPVWIHGDQTEIEDLFYKFNIEPKHWENIISHIVCHGCGTNITLGCDVAVKTKYDIKFEDFIKNCRKSFLKKVESFNDFLQDTPLLGYKHPIGKRIHKQLQQNQFPLANVLPSHSFYRARKVTNHDILEINEMLNAPVGKSTEGRFNHSGQSHLYLANTKETAIKEVVQNLKNSLIWVQEFKINSGIDNILDLTFDITNISLNDSPLFVSLSIANVLGESTNNNEFWRPDYFITRYIMDCAKELGYKGIKYNSTKSFTDYNIVLFYPENFDLQNIGNPSIEVFKEIKGDIFDI
- a CDS encoding serine hydrolase domain-containing protein, producing MYKIYLLLFLGLMIHWQPATAQSADEKINRALYNRIEYLFNSQQADSIYNLASKSFQGQISREQLTTMLQQLYALGNIKNAEQLKFERGVASYRLDFDTERLLFVLGVDSTNHYHTILFQQYKEDPKAAVAKETADADTSAPVEAMDPFDFKIENIAKNYTQKANARSLTIGIIHRGKVQKYFFGETAKGNKTLPTEDNIYEIGSITKTFTATLLADLVERQVISLDDSIIKFLPDSLARNTALHKITFRNLANHTSGLPRLPDNWNSGSGYVAADPYAHYDRKALFAYLRHAKLDHEPETEYAYSNLGYGLLGELIAIISKKPFDACLKETLTQPLHMRATDLKVDPKNTNVLKVYEGGQEVPVWHFQAMAGGGAIKSTIDDLLRYAITQLATPENAIQRAMAATKLFTFYIPENNMDIGLAWHTDLQEDMNLFWHNGGTAGSSSYMAIIPDERSAVIVLSNSNEPLDSTAIAIVREVIKKK
- a CDS encoding redoxin domain-containing protein, with product MNYKPLFLSTVLFVLLGSAGFAQNIQQIPAFQNFVRYDNGNTFTVDSLSKQGVNVLIFYDPGCGHCQELGYEIAENWDQWAPTTSFYFVSMNEKADVDRYIDKYAIGLDEKSNVAFLHDPTGEFITLFDPQNFPSTYIYSASDGQLIQWYDGTNTTRNMAAYLQEK